A genome region from Glutamicibacter arilaitensis Re117 includes the following:
- a CDS encoding BtrH N-terminal domain-containing protein codes for MGQPANLKKQTRQRMERTGESYTTARKNILAGKPESPRAARAAAARDYAKEARDKAKAQEQKGKNAPAAAPADELPEYPAPEDVVQYDAALWHRVLVQAGVINKHTGQPLSQALLSGLAGGIGFMAFTHEGAEETAVTLVTRHNPEPYTQNLLARCGATVTERTTGSAERAVEYMDAALDAGRAVVVRVAISALPWIDGSTVDEAETLDLVVVGEHKKNLLVDDGSGALNLISPKELAIARAMRKKEKHWQAWIPSSRSPKGPTLAANAVEAIEETTARLLGTSELSGVPVHFAKNFGITGMHTLAARLRDTEAKTGWTQIFASQQALASGLNQLAGFFSDTRFSGEGALRGLYSDFLAEAAELPGLSALAAHVDAYQQLSSQWDQFADLIDPEIDFAKRAEHFAVLADAIERLAQAEEQAATALAATAQALSVKAGK; via the coding sequence TTGGGCCAGCCAGCCAACCTGAAGAAGCAAACCCGCCAGCGTATGGAACGCACGGGGGAGAGCTACACCACCGCGCGCAAGAACATCTTGGCCGGCAAGCCCGAAAGTCCTCGGGCTGCCCGCGCTGCCGCCGCACGCGACTATGCCAAGGAAGCACGCGACAAGGCCAAGGCCCAGGAGCAGAAGGGCAAGAACGCTCCGGCTGCCGCACCGGCCGATGAGTTGCCTGAATACCCGGCCCCAGAAGATGTCGTGCAGTATGACGCCGCACTGTGGCACCGCGTCTTGGTCCAGGCTGGCGTCATCAACAAGCACACCGGCCAGCCACTGAGCCAGGCCCTGCTGTCTGGCCTTGCCGGCGGTATCGGTTTCATGGCCTTCACCCATGAGGGCGCGGAAGAAACCGCAGTCACCCTGGTGACCCGCCACAACCCTGAGCCCTACACCCAGAATCTGCTGGCCCGCTGCGGTGCCACGGTTACCGAACGCACTACCGGCTCAGCCGAACGCGCCGTGGAATACATGGACGCCGCACTGGATGCAGGGCGAGCGGTCGTGGTCCGCGTAGCCATCAGCGCACTGCCATGGATTGATGGCAGCACCGTTGACGAAGCCGAGACCCTGGATCTGGTAGTAGTCGGCGAGCACAAGAAGAACCTGCTGGTTGATGACGGATCAGGAGCCCTGAACCTGATCAGCCCCAAGGAGCTGGCCATCGCCCGCGCCATGCGCAAGAAGGAAAAACACTGGCAGGCATGGATCCCATCCTCGCGCTCGCCGAAGGGCCCAACCTTGGCAGCTAATGCTGTTGAAGCCATTGAAGAAACCACCGCACGATTGCTGGGTACCAGCGAGCTGTCCGGGGTTCCAGTGCACTTCGCCAAGAACTTCGGCATCACCGGAATGCACACCCTGGCTGCACGTCTGCGCGATACCGAAGCCAAGACCGGATGGACCCAGATCTTCGCCAGCCAGCAAGCACTGGCCAGCGGCCTGAACCAGCTTGCCGGCTTCTTCTCGGACACGCGTTTCAGCGGCGAAGGCGCCTTGCGCGGCCTGTACTCGGACTTCCTTGCCGAGGCTGCAGAACTTCCAGGCCTCTCGGCCTTGGCAGCGCACGTAGATGCCTACCAGCAGCTGAGCTCCCAATGGGATCAGTTTGCCGATCTCATTGATCCAGAGATCGATTTCGCCAAGCGCGCTGAGCACTTCGCAGTCCTGGCTGATGCGATTGAGCGTCTGGCCCAGGCAGAGGAGCAAGCAGCTACCGCCCTGGCAGCGACTGCCCAGGCCTTGTCGGTCAAGGCTGGCAAGTAA
- the guaA gene encoding glutamine-hydrolyzing GMP synthase, with translation MTTAPLNPEHKPVLVVDYGAQYAQLIARRVREARVYSEIVPHTLSTEAILAKNPAAIILSGGPSSVYADGAPSVGADLFEAGVPVLGICYGFQAMANALGGTVSETGLREYGRTATTFDGEARSILAGAAQAPTVWMSHGDAVSKAPEGFEVLATTAGAPVAAFANEAKRLYGVQWHPEVKHCEYGQDVLENFLYNGAGLKGDWTADNIADEQIERIRAQVGTGKAICGLSGGVDSAVAAALVQRAIGDQLTCVFVNHGLLREGEAEQVEKDFVASTGAKLYIADERERFLTALDGVTDPETKRKIIGREFIRAFEAAEAAIIAEAASEGEPVKFLVQGTLYPDIVESGGGEGTSNIKSHHNVGGLPEDLQFELVEPLRTLFKDEVRAVGRELGLPEEIVGRQPFPGPGLGIRIIGAVNEERLSILRKADAIARAELTAAGLDDEVWQMPVVLLADVRSVGVQGDHRTYGHPIVLRPVSSEDAMTADWSHLPYDLLSKISNRITNEVDGVNRVVLDVTSKPPGTIEWE, from the coding sequence GTGACTACAGCTCCCCTAAATCCAGAACATAAGCCGGTTCTGGTCGTCGACTACGGGGCCCAATACGCGCAGCTTATCGCTCGCCGCGTACGTGAGGCCCGTGTGTACTCGGAGATCGTTCCGCACACCCTGTCCACCGAAGCCATTTTGGCCAAGAACCCTGCAGCGATCATCCTTTCCGGTGGTCCCTCCAGCGTTTACGCCGATGGCGCCCCATCCGTTGGGGCCGACCTGTTTGAAGCCGGCGTGCCGGTCTTGGGCATCTGCTACGGCTTCCAAGCCATGGCCAATGCCTTGGGCGGAACCGTGTCGGAAACCGGCCTGCGCGAGTACGGCCGCACCGCAACCACCTTTGATGGCGAAGCACGCTCCATCCTGGCAGGCGCCGCACAGGCTCCTACCGTTTGGATGAGCCACGGCGATGCCGTCTCCAAGGCTCCAGAAGGCTTTGAAGTACTGGCAACCACCGCTGGCGCTCCAGTTGCCGCTTTCGCCAATGAGGCCAAGCGCCTGTACGGCGTGCAGTGGCACCCAGAGGTCAAGCACTGCGAGTACGGCCAGGATGTCCTGGAGAACTTCCTGTACAACGGTGCAGGCCTGAAGGGCGACTGGACCGCTGACAACATCGCTGACGAGCAGATCGAGCGCATCCGCGCCCAGGTCGGCACCGGCAAGGCCATCTGCGGCCTGTCCGGCGGCGTGGATTCCGCTGTTGCAGCTGCCCTGGTGCAGCGCGCCATCGGTGACCAGCTCACCTGCGTGTTCGTCAACCACGGCCTGCTGCGCGAAGGCGAAGCCGAGCAGGTTGAAAAGGACTTCGTAGCTTCCACCGGCGCCAAGCTGTACATTGCCGACGAGCGCGAACGCTTCCTGACCGCTCTGGACGGTGTCACCGATCCGGAGACCAAGCGCAAGATCATCGGCCGCGAATTCATCCGCGCCTTCGAAGCAGCAGAAGCAGCAATCATCGCTGAAGCCGCTTCCGAGGGCGAACCGGTGAAGTTCCTGGTACAGGGCACCTTGTACCCGGACATCGTCGAGTCCGGCGGCGGCGAAGGCACCTCGAACATCAAGAGCCACCACAACGTGGGCGGCTTGCCAGAGGACCTGCAGTTCGAACTGGTTGAACCACTGCGTACCCTGTTCAAGGATGAAGTACGTGCCGTGGGCCGCGAACTGGGCTTGCCTGAAGAAATCGTTGGCCGCCAGCCATTCCCCGGCCCAGGCCTGGGTATCCGCATCATCGGCGCCGTCAACGAAGAACGCCTGTCCATCCTGCGCAAGGCTGACGCGATCGCTCGCGCCGAGCTGACCGCTGCAGGGCTGGATGACGAAGTTTGGCAGATGCCAGTAGTGCTGCTCGCTGACGTGCGCTCGGTAGGCGTACAGGGCGATCACCGCACCTACGGCCACCCGATCGTGCTGCGTCCGGTTTCCTCTGAGGATGCCATGACCGCTGACTGGTCGCACCTG
- a CDS encoding SURF1 family cytochrome oxidase biogenesis protein, translated as MFKTALKLKWIGALIAALALATGFVLLSGWQFGISETEPPVKIDKTEKPVALIEHQEVGKELLGTKADQIVTMEGEFVPGTDQLVAPRLQDDQRGVWVLTEFKVEGAAQDAGIAVVRGWQPEATKPAAAPEGELEITGRLLPSEGPEFREDLRSATLPTVASAQLANIWDSVLYEGFVTAHEITTAKGETVEQPGLEAVIVGPQPQEGQINWLNVFYGLEWVLFAGFAIFLWYRMVRDDYQRDLDEIAERAAEARRKNGNATEPGNSNE; from the coding sequence GTGTTTAAAACCGCCCTGAAGCTAAAATGGATCGGCGCACTCATAGCTGCGCTAGCTCTCGCCACCGGATTCGTTCTCCTCTCCGGCTGGCAGTTCGGCATCTCAGAAACCGAGCCACCGGTCAAGATCGATAAGACCGAGAAGCCGGTTGCACTGATTGAGCATCAGGAAGTCGGCAAGGAACTGCTGGGAACCAAAGCAGACCAGATCGTCACCATGGAGGGCGAATTCGTCCCCGGAACTGATCAGCTGGTCGCCCCGCGACTGCAAGATGACCAGCGCGGTGTCTGGGTGCTGACCGAATTCAAGGTCGAGGGCGCAGCCCAGGACGCAGGCATTGCCGTAGTGCGCGGCTGGCAGCCAGAAGCCACCAAGCCCGCTGCAGCCCCAGAAGGCGAACTGGAAATCACCGGTCGCCTGCTGCCTAGCGAAGGCCCGGAATTCCGCGAGGACCTGCGCAGCGCCACCCTGCCCACCGTCGCATCGGCACAGCTGGCCAATATCTGGGACTCAGTCCTCTATGAAGGTTTTGTCACCGCTCACGAAATCACCACCGCCAAGGGCGAGACAGTAGAACAGCCTGGCCTGGAGGCCGTGATTGTCGGACCGCAACCGCAAGAAGGCCAGATCAACTGGCTGAACGTCTTCTACGGCCTGGAATGGGTTCTCTTCGCAGGCTTCGCCATCTTCCTCTGGTACCGCATGGTGCGCGATGATTACCAGCGAGACCTCGATGAAATCGCTGAGCGCGCCGCCGAAGCCCGACGCAAGAACGGCAACGCCACCGAGCCTGGCAACAGCAACGAATAG
- the guaB gene encoding IMP dehydrogenase encodes MTEFNPFAFEGLTYDDVLLLPGPTDVIPSEADTTTRFTKRINIQVPISSAAMDTVTEAPMAIALARQGGIGVIHRNLSIESQAKQVDQVKRSESGMITDPVTVHPGATLAEWDELCAQYRVSGLPVVDENRKLLGIITNRDTRFVPRERYMTTKVYEVMTGMPLVTAHDGVAPEKVIELLSKNRIEKLPLIDNDGKLTGLITVKDFDKAEQYPLATKDEEGRLRVAAAVGFFGEGYERAMTLIDAGVDALVVDTANGHSQGVLDMIARLKKDPAAAHVDIIGGQAATYDGAKALIDAGADAIKVGVGPGSICTTRIVAGVGVPQVTAIYEAAKAAIPAGVPVIADGGLQHSGDIGKALVAGADSVMLGSLLAGTAESPGDLVFMGGKQFKAYRGMGSMGAMETRGKNTSYSKDRYFQADAPSNEKLIPEGIEGQVPYRGPLSAVTHQLVGGLRQTMFYVGGRTVPELKARGKFVRITAAGLKESHPHDIMMTVEAPNYRSR; translated from the coding sequence GTGACTGAGTTCAACCCCTTTGCCTTTGAAGGACTCACCTACGACGACGTTCTGTTGTTGCCTGGCCCGACGGATGTGATTCCCTCGGAAGCGGACACCACCACTCGCTTCACCAAGCGCATCAACATCCAGGTGCCTATCAGCTCCGCTGCAATGGACACGGTGACCGAAGCACCCATGGCAATCGCGCTGGCACGCCAGGGCGGTATCGGCGTGATCCACCGCAACCTTTCCATTGAGTCCCAGGCCAAGCAGGTTGACCAGGTTAAGCGCAGCGAGTCTGGCATGATCACCGACCCAGTCACTGTGCACCCAGGTGCCACCTTGGCTGAATGGGATGAGTTGTGCGCTCAGTACCGCGTCTCCGGTCTGCCAGTGGTAGATGAGAACCGCAAGCTGTTGGGCATCATCACCAACCGCGACACCCGCTTTGTTCCTCGCGAACGCTACATGACCACCAAGGTCTACGAAGTGATGACCGGCATGCCGCTGGTTACCGCTCATGACGGTGTAGCTCCAGAGAAGGTTATCGAGCTCCTGTCCAAGAACCGCATCGAGAAGCTTCCACTCATCGATAACGACGGCAAGCTCACCGGCTTGATCACCGTCAAGGACTTCGACAAGGCCGAGCAGTACCCGCTGGCGACCAAGGACGAGGAGGGCCGTCTGCGTGTTGCAGCTGCTGTCGGCTTCTTCGGCGAAGGCTACGAGCGTGCCATGACCCTGATCGACGCCGGCGTTGACGCGCTGGTAGTCGACACCGCCAACGGCCACTCCCAGGGCGTACTGGACATGATTGCACGCCTGAAGAAGGATCCAGCCGCTGCACACGTGGACATCATCGGCGGCCAGGCAGCCACCTACGATGGCGCCAAGGCGCTGATCGACGCTGGCGCGGATGCCATCAAGGTTGGCGTGGGCCCGGGCTCGATCTGCACCACCCGTATCGTTGCCGGCGTGGGCGTTCCACAGGTTACCGCCATCTACGAAGCAGCCAAGGCAGCAATCCCAGCTGGTGTTCCTGTGATCGCTGACGGCGGCCTGCAGCACTCCGGCGATATCGGCAAGGCACTGGTTGCCGGTGCCGACTCGGTCATGCTCGGCTCCCTGCTGGCAGGTACCGCAGAGTCCCCAGGCGATCTGGTCTTCATGGGCGGCAAGCAGTTCAAGGCCTACCGCGGCATGGGCTCGATGGGCGCCATGGAAACCCGAGGCAAGAACACCTCGTACTCCAAGGACCGCTACTTCCAGGCTGATGCTCCTTCCAACGAGAAGCTGATCCCAGAAGGCATCGAAGGCCAGGTTCCTTACCGCGGCCCGCTGTCGGCAGTAACCCACCAGCTGGTAGGCGGCCTGCGCCAGACCATGTTCTACGTCGGTGGACGCACCGTTCCAGAGCTGAAGGCACGCGGCAAGTTCGTGCGCATCACGGCAGCTGGTCTGAAGGAATCGCACCCGCACGACATCATGATGACCGTTGAGGCTCCGAACTACCGTTCGCGCTAA
- a CDS encoding GuaB3 family IMP dehydrogenase-related protein: MSNEIEIGRGKRATKAYSLDDVAIVPNRRTRDPKDVSVSWQIDAFQFDTPILGAPMDSVTSPATAIALGKLGGLGVLNLEGLWTRYENPEAVLAEIAGLKSESATRNDPKITAKLQELYSAPIQPELISSRIAEIRDSGVVVAGSLTPQRTQEHYKTVIAAGVDIFVIRGTTVSAEHVSKTTEPLNLKQFIYELDVPVIVGGAAGYTPAMHLMRTGAAGVLVGFGGGASSTTRRTLGIHAPMATAIADVAAARRDYIEESGGRYVHVIADGGMGNSGDIVKAIAMGADAVMLGTALARAEEAPGAGYHWGMEAVHEASPRGDRAKIGTVGSLEKVLHGPSHETNGTSNLVGALRRSMATTGYSTLKEFQRVDVVLSPYESDRF; this comes from the coding sequence GTGAGTAACGAGATTGAGATCGGCCGCGGCAAGCGGGCAACTAAGGCATATTCCCTGGACGACGTAGCGATCGTACCGAATCGCCGTACCCGTGATCCGAAGGACGTTTCGGTGTCCTGGCAGATCGACGCCTTCCAGTTCGACACCCCCATCCTGGGCGCACCTATGGATTCGGTGACCTCCCCGGCTACCGCAATCGCACTGGGCAAGCTCGGCGGCCTGGGCGTGCTGAACCTCGAAGGGCTGTGGACCCGCTACGAGAACCCGGAAGCAGTACTGGCAGAAATCGCCGGTCTGAAGTCCGAGTCGGCAACCCGCAACGACCCGAAGATCACCGCAAAGCTGCAGGAACTGTACTCGGCTCCAATCCAGCCTGAGCTGATTAGCTCGCGCATCGCTGAGATCCGCGACTCCGGCGTAGTTGTCGCCGGCTCGCTGACTCCGCAGCGCACTCAGGAGCACTACAAGACCGTCATCGCCGCCGGCGTGGACATCTTTGTCATCCGCGGCACCACCGTTTCGGCCGAGCACGTCTCGAAGACCACCGAACCGCTGAACCTCAAGCAGTTCATCTATGAACTAGACGTCCCAGTGATCGTTGGCGGCGCAGCCGGATACACCCCGGCCATGCACCTGATGCGCACCGGCGCAGCTGGCGTGCTGGTTGGCTTCGGTGGCGGCGCATCCTCGACCACCCGCCGCACCTTGGGCATCCACGCACCAATGGCAACCGCAATTGCTGACGTTGCAGCTGCACGCCGCGACTACATTGAAGAGTCCGGCGGACGCTACGTACACGTCATTGCCGATGGCGGCATGGGCAACTCCGGCGACATCGTCAAGGCCATCGCCATGGGCGCCGACGCGGTCATGCTCGGTACCGCACTGGCACGTGCCGAAGAAGCACCAGGCGCCGGCTACCACTGGGGCATGGAAGCTGTCCACGAGGCCAGCCCACGTGGCGACCGTGCCAAGATCGGCACCGTCGGTTCCCTGGAGAAGGTCCTTCACGGCCCATCGCATGAAACCAATGGCACCTCGAACCTGGTTGGCGCGCTGCGCCGCTCGATGGCTACCACCGGCTACTCGACCTTGAAGGAATTCCAGCGCGTAGACGTTGTGCTTTCCCCATACGAATCTGATCGCTTCTAA
- a CDS encoding acyltransferase family protein: protein MSQTLKQPRNSTERAGFRVDLQGLRALAVLLVMCYHIWFSKVSGGVDIFLMLSAFFLTSSTARRIARGQRPPLVDGWLHRFSRLIPQAAVVIIGVVIAAWIILPSTRWLELIDQSSASLFYWQNWYLSDHQVDYYAFNTASASPLQHFWSLSVQGQIFILWPLVLAGSALIWKKFFSRHNFAWVAGSAFGAIFIGSLAFSIYITATNQQVAYFHTGARLWEFALGSLLALALPWLSSLPEKIRRFGGWAGLLTVIGSGAVLDVQGQFPGFMALVPTVAAALVIAAPAPRSWTNPSGLLSLSPLVKLGDLSYGMYLWHWPLLVFYLEVSGKQKASFLAGTVLILVSIAASWCATKFIEKPAIAWQASASFSRLIPQSGFKLIAQFAAVAVGLGVASLPVMAWENNVEHRRAMAAAQTATDNPGANATEGWDPSPTSLVLPLATELDSEWQTPGEVCEGAAAPDDERIRFCEQGGTFDGGAPDLVLLGDSHMQHWSAAASAMIEEAGGSWILVYEPGCRYGSDADRVKETCSDFQDAAQDYVADLAPEMVLTTASKTVARPDAMLRSPGEQEILVDNYEAMIQPLLDAGSRVIAMRDTPRYSYSIPECVDSNKDNFANCDGSVGYALNSVNPVEKFLDSRDYGDQVVSLDMTGLLCPEGVCKAVIGNVLTYLDDSHLSKTFVLSAKNQFASSFKEATNWE, encoded by the coding sequence GTGAGCCAAACCCTGAAACAGCCTCGGAATAGCACTGAACGTGCAGGTTTCCGAGTCGATTTGCAGGGACTTCGCGCCCTCGCAGTCCTGCTGGTGATGTGTTATCACATCTGGTTCTCCAAGGTCTCCGGCGGTGTCGACATCTTCTTGATGCTCTCCGCCTTTTTCCTCACTTCATCCACTGCACGTCGAATCGCCCGCGGGCAGCGTCCACCACTGGTAGATGGCTGGCTGCATCGATTCTCCCGGCTGATCCCGCAAGCCGCGGTGGTGATCATCGGCGTGGTCATTGCCGCTTGGATCATCCTGCCAAGCACACGTTGGCTGGAGCTGATTGACCAGTCCAGCGCTTCGCTGTTCTATTGGCAGAACTGGTACCTCTCGGATCACCAGGTGGACTACTACGCTTTCAATACCGCCTCGGCATCCCCGCTGCAGCATTTCTGGTCTTTGTCTGTCCAAGGACAGATTTTCATCCTTTGGCCGCTGGTGCTTGCCGGCAGCGCGTTGATCTGGAAAAAGTTCTTCTCCCGCCACAACTTCGCTTGGGTGGCCGGTAGTGCTTTCGGTGCCATCTTCATTGGTTCCCTGGCGTTCTCTATTTACATCACCGCCACCAACCAGCAGGTGGCTTACTTCCACACCGGCGCGCGCCTATGGGAATTCGCCCTCGGTTCGCTGCTCGCCTTGGCATTGCCGTGGCTCTCCAGCCTGCCCGAGAAGATCCGCCGCTTCGGTGGCTGGGCCGGCCTGCTCACCGTCATTGGCAGCGGAGCCGTACTGGATGTCCAAGGGCAGTTCCCGGGCTTCATGGCCCTGGTTCCTACAGTGGCGGCAGCCCTGGTTATTGCCGCCCCGGCACCACGCAGCTGGACCAACCCGTCGGGACTGCTTTCCCTGTCTCCGCTGGTGAAGCTGGGCGACCTGTCCTACGGCATGTACCTGTGGCACTGGCCGTTGCTGGTCTTCTACCTAGAGGTCTCCGGAAAACAGAAAGCATCCTTCCTGGCAGGTACGGTGCTGATCCTGGTATCCATCGCCGCCTCGTGGTGCGCCACCAAATTCATTGAAAAACCGGCTATTGCATGGCAGGCCAGCGCAAGTTTCTCACGGTTGATTCCGCAGAGCGGTTTCAAGCTGATCGCCCAGTTTGCAGCGGTTGCCGTGGGCCTTGGCGTAGCTAGCCTTCCGGTCATGGCGTGGGAGAACAACGTCGAGCACCGCCGTGCTATGGCAGCTGCGCAGACCGCCACCGACAACCCCGGGGCGAACGCCACCGAGGGCTGGGATCCTTCGCCAACATCCCTGGTGCTGCCGCTGGCTACCGAACTGGATAGCGAATGGCAGACCCCCGGCGAAGTCTGCGAAGGGGCCGCAGCGCCAGATGATGAGCGCATCCGGTTCTGCGAGCAGGGTGGCACCTTTGACGGGGGAGCACCGGACCTGGTGCTGCTGGGCGACTCGCATATGCAGCACTGGTCTGCAGCTGCCTCGGCGATGATCGAGGAAGCTGGCGGAAGCTGGATCCTGGTCTATGAGCCAGGTTGCCGCTACGGCTCGGATGCCGACCGGGTGAAAGAAACCTGTTCTGACTTCCAGGACGCCGCGCAGGACTACGTTGCAGACCTGGCGCCGGAGATGGTGCTGACCACCGCCAGCAAGACGGTGGCCCGGCCCGACGCGATGCTGCGCAGCCCCGGGGAGCAGGAGATCCTGGTCGATAACTACGAAGCGATGATCCAGCCGCTGCTGGATGCCGGCAGCCGCGTAATTGCGATGCGCGATACCCCGCGCTATTCCTACTCTATTCCAGAGTGCGTTGATTCCAATAAGGACAACTTCGCCAACTGCGATGGTTCGGTTGGCTACGCCTTGAACAGCGTGAATCCGGTAGAGAAATTCCTAGACTCAAGGGATTACGGGGATCAGGTTGTTTCCCTCGACATGACGGGGTTGCTCTGCCCTGAGGGGGTCTGCAAAGCTGTCATTGGCAACGTCTTGACCTACCTGGATGATTCGCACCTGTCCAAGACTTTCGTGCTCAGTGCCAAGAACCAGTTCGCCTCCTCATTCAAGGAAGCAACAAACTGGGAATAA
- a CDS encoding DUF3817 domain-containing protein has product MSSTTPAPKPRKFGGTPKQIRAAATFYKVFAYITGVMLLLLVLEMIFKYFWSLELFVGGTLVDGTANAIGMYNRAEVAGGLNLSLGILIAHGWLYVVYLFADFRLWSLMRWPFMRFITIALGGVVPFLSFYTEAKVHAEVDRELAAHPKAAKRY; this is encoded by the coding sequence ATGTCCAGCACCACCCCGGCACCGAAGCCCCGGAAATTCGGCGGCACCCCTAAGCAGATCCGTGCAGCCGCAACCTTCTACAAGGTCTTCGCTTACATCACCGGTGTGATGCTATTGCTGCTCGTACTGGAAATGATCTTCAAGTACTTCTGGTCCCTGGAGCTGTTCGTAGGCGGCACCCTGGTGGATGGCACCGCAAACGCCATTGGCATGTACAATCGCGCCGAGGTAGCCGGGGGATTGAACCTCTCCTTGGGCATCCTGATTGCCCACGGCTGGCTGTATGTCGTGTACCTGTTCGCTGACTTCCGCCTCTGGTCCCTGATGCGCTGGCCATTCATGCGCTTCATTACCATTGCATTGGGCGGCGTGGTTCCATTCCTATCCTTCTATACCGAAGCCAAGGTCCATGCAGAAGTAGACCGCGAGCTGGCCGCGCATCCAAAGGCCGCTAAGCGCTACTAG